Part of the Cloacibacterium caeni genome is shown below.
AAACATATATTTTGACCTCTTTAGAAGCAATTTTAGAGAGGTTTATTTTCAATTTGATGAATCAGCACGTTTTTAGTCCACCCAAATTTTTTGGTTGCCAAAATATAGAATTCTCTTTCTTTTGGGTTTTTGCATTTTTTCAGAATAGAGATATGTTTGCTCCAACTAATTTCTCGTACCAATGGTGCGAGATTTTCAACTGATTGATATTCAGAATAAAACTGCGCCATCAACCAAAGATTCCCCACCGAAAAACCGCCAACTCCTGGAAATTCATTTTGTAATTCTTTAGAAAGTGTAGGAACGATAGATTTGCCCCAACTTTCGGATTGTTTTTCTGCAATAGATTTACCGATTTCCCAATACAAATTGATTAAAGCCACGTTTACGGCTTTCATGGCTTCGTATTGAGCGTTTCTTACTTTGGTTTTAATTTCAGAAATAAAGGTAATTTGTGAGCTTTCTAACATGGTGGTCGTTTTTAAAATATGGTATTGCTAATTTATGAAAATTTAAATCTAAATTTTACTTAGATTTACCACCAAAAGTTATCCTATTAATATTAACGTCTTGATTTCAATAAAAATATGAAAAAAATATATTTAGTCATTCTAACGCTCGCTTTGGTTTCTTGTCAGAAAAAAAATGAAACTCCTGAAACCCTTTCTCCTGAATTGGCTTCTTATGAGCAAAAAAGTGCTTCTGATTCATCAAATGTGACAAATGCACAGAATTCTGCGCCTATCATAATGAACAACTCTGCTCCTGTTGCTCCACAAAGTAATACAGTTTCAGTCAATCAGCCAAAACCAACTGCACCGGGAATGAATCCACCTCATGGACAACCGAATCACAGATGTGACATTCCAGTTGGCGCTCCATTAAATTCTAAAAAAGCTGAAGCTACAACGGTAAAAACCACTGATATTCAAACCACTACCACTGCTCCAATTGCTGCACCACAAAACAACGCTGGTTCTACAACAGTAGCAGATGGAATGAATCCTGCACACGGACAGCCCGGTCACAGATGTGATATTCCAGTTGGTGCACCTTTACCAACAAATTAATTTATAATATTTTACAAATTTTATAAAAATAATCACTACATTTGCAACTCAAAAATTTTAATATAAGATGAGTACTATATTTAGTCTTTTCATGGTGTTAATCATCATAGCTTGTGTTTTATTAGTTATTATTGTAATGGCACAAAACCCAAAAGGTGGAGGTTTATCTGCTACCTTTGGCGGTTCTTCTGCACAATTCGGCGTACAGAGAACGAATGATTTTATGGAAAAAGCCACTTGGGTATTAGCGATTATCATTGTTTCATTGATTTTCTTAAGCGTAGTGCTTACTGCAAAACCAAGCGTACAAATTAAAGACGTAAATGCTCCAGAGAAAAAAGAAGCTAAAGCTCCTGCTCAATCAGCTCCACAAGCTCCGGTTCAAAAACCAACTGCTACGAAATAATTTATTATTTACAATATCTAAAAAGCGATTCAGAAATTCTGAATCGCTTTTTATTTGAGTTGAAGTTTTGCTATCAAGTGTCGAACTTTCAGTCCAAATTTCAAAAACTGATATTGCAACGGTGATTGTTTCTTGTAATATTTTTCAATGAAAATCTGCATGGCTCCGTAAAAATTAGAAAGGTATTTTTCATCTTTTACCGTACTTTCGCCTTTGATGTGCAAAATAGAATTTTTACCGTAATACCAGTTCTGATAACCTTTTTTCAGCAAGGTGTAACACAAATCTATATCTTCTCCGTACATAAAATACGATTCATCTAAACCGCCAATTTCCAGATATAATTCTCTTTTCATCAATAAAAAAGCACCTGTAATCACTTCGACTGGGGCAATTTCTGTTTCTGCAATGTCGTTTCGGTAATAGTTTTTCTTAGAAGACTGATTCGACTGAAATGGTGAAAATAATTTTTCAAAGGAATTAAACACATCAGGAACAGAACGTTTGCATTCTGGTAAAAAATTGCCCTGCAAATCGTGAAATCTCACGCCAAGACAACCCAAATTTTCTTGAGCATCTGCAAAATCCAAAATTTCACGCATGTAGTTTCCTTCTAATTCTGTATCTGGATTGAGCAATAAAATATATTCGCCTTTTGCCGTTTTTACAGCTTTATTATTGGCTTTGGCAAAACCTTCATTGGATGAATTTTCTATAAAATTAACTGTAGGAAACTCCATTATTAAATCTTTCCATGAAGTATCTGGCGATTGATTATCAATCACAATTACTTCATAATCAATATCATGTACATATTTTTCAATGGATAAAAGACAATTTCTTAACCACTGTGTAACGTTGTAATTTAATATGATGATGGAAAGCTTCATTATATTCTCGCTCTTATAATTCTGATGATATATTTTAACTTCAAAAACAAATAGAAAAAGAAATATTCTATTGCCGAAATTCTTTTTTGCTGAAGCATTTCTTTAAGATTTTTCTGAAAACCTTTTTCCATTGCTGAAAGATTTCCCGAAAGTCCAGATTCACCGAAAGATTTTTTTCCTGAACCCGTAATCACTAAACTTTCTCCTAAAACGAACATTTTATTTTTTTCAGAAACTCTGAGCCAATAATTGGCATCTTCTGCAAACCTTTGATTTTCATTAAAATAACCTGTATCTTCTACTACTTTTCTTCTAAAAATTGCGGTGGGAGTTGGCCCTACATTTCTGATTAATATTTTCTTCATAGAGATTTCCGCCAGTTTTTTCCCATTAAAAATATAGGGAAATCCAGATTGTTCATCATTGGCTAAAGCCACCAAAAAATCAATTTCTGAATTTTCTGTTAAAACCTTCATCATCACTTTGGTTTTGTGTGGCAACCAAACATCGTCTGCATCCAAAAAAGCTATAAATTCACCTTTAGCCAATCTCAAACCCGCATTTCTAGCTGAAGAAACGCCTTTGTTATACTGATGAATCAATTGAATATTTAACTGAGGATTTTCGTCAATAAATTGTTGAACTTTTTCAGCGCTTTTATCTGTAGAACCGTCATTGATTACCAAAATTTCAAAATCAAAATTCCCTTCTTGATTTTTCACCGAATCCAGTGCAGCTAGAATGGTATTTTCGGCGTTGTAAAGAGGAATAATTCCAGAAATCATACTGCGAAATTTTTATAAAATTACATTTTTTCGTTGTAAGGCAATCTGTTCACAATACTTCTTCCCAAAGAGATTTCGTCTGCATATTCCAGTTCATCACCCACGGAAATCCCACGAGCAATCGTAGAAAAAGTCACCGGAAATTCTTTGAATTTTTTGTATAAATAATATGCTGTAGTATCTCCTTCCATGGTTGCAGAAAGCGCAAAAATCAACTCTTTTACTTTTCCTTCATTCAGTTTTTTTTCAATAGAAGAAATATTCAATTGGTGTGGCCCAATTCCTTCCATGGGAGAAATTTTACCGCCCAGAACCAAATATTTACCATTAAATTTAGCCGTATTTTCTATCGCCATGACATCTCTTACATCTTCTACAATGCATAGCACCTCATCATTTCTCTTATAATTACTGCAAATTTCGCAAATATCTTCATCTGAAAAATTATGACATTCCTGACAATATTTAATGTCCGTTACCAATTTTTGGATGGCTTTACCTAGTGCCATTCCTTGAGATTCTGGAACGCGAAGCAGATGCAAAGCAAGTCTCAATGCAGATTTTTTACCAATTCCGGGCAAACTAGAAATTTCTTCTACGGCTTTTTCTAAAACTTTACTGGGAAAATTCATTATACAAATGTACTTTTTAATTTGAAAATCTGAAAATTTGAAAATTTAAAATTATCTTTATCAAAAATAAATTTCTATGCAAAATCTTCAGTATCCGCTATTTTTAAAATTTAAAATTTCTACCCTTTCAAGTGATTTCAATATTTCTGACAAAAACGGAAATTCTTTGGCTTATGTTCGTCAAAAATTATTCAAACTAAAAGAAGATGTAGTTGTTTACAATAACGAAAGCAGAACGCAGGAAAACTTTAGAATAAGAGCTAATCAATGGATAGATTTTAACGCAAGTTATGCCATAACAGACAACACTGGAAAAAATTTAGGAAAAATCGCCAGAAAAGGAATGCGCTCTATTTGGAAGGCTACTTATTTTGTAATGGATGCTTTTGACAACCAAAAATATAAAGTTCAGGAAGAAAATGCTTGGGTAAAAATTATAGACGGATTCTTTACCGAAATTCCAATTTTGGGAATTTTTACAGGTTATTTTTTCAATCCTACTTATATTGTTCACGATAATAATGGAAAGGAAATTTATCGTTTGAAGAAAATGCCTTCATTTTTTGGTAGAAAATTCCAGTTAGACCAAATCAATGACATTGCAGATGAAGACGAAACTTTAGTGGTTTTAAGCCTAATGATGATGGTTTTATTAGAAAGAGCAAAAGGTTAACATCAAATAAAAAATGTTTATTATCTTTGATAAAATCCAATCACTTATGAAAAAACTAATATTACTTTCAGCAATACTATTTTCAGCACTTTCTTTTGCACAACAAAATTCTTCTAACAATGTAAAAAGAGACAGCGATAATTATCAAAGCTATTTTACCATGAATGATGTTTCGGTTAAAAATAATGAAGCAGATTTAGAAATTAGCAAATATTATTTTGACATCAGAAAATACATCAAATCAAAAAAAGAGTTACTTTCTTCAGAAGATTATCAAACGCTGATGAAGCAAAACGAAAAAGACTTTACTACCATTAACAAAGCAGTTTATGGAATGAGCGCTCGATTATTTTTAGAAAAATACGGCGAAGAATTAGAACAATACAAGAAAAAAATTTACGAACAAGTAGATTTACTTGCTAAAAAATAAAAGAAAAGCCTGCATTTTGCAGGTTTTTTTTATGTTTACATTTTCACGATTCATTATCTTTGTAAGAAATCATTTTATATGTCAATTACCCATTTAGAACCTCAAAATATTTGGAAAAACTTCGCGGCACTAAATGCCGTTCCACGTCCTTCTAAAAAGGAAGAAAGAGTTATCGCTTTTATTAAAAATTTTGGCGAAAATCTTGGTTTACCAACCTCTGTAGACGAAGTAGGAAACGTTATCATCAAAAAACCAGCAACCGCAGGAATGGAAAACCGTCAAACTGTGGTTTTACAATCTCACCTTGACATGGTTTGTCAGAAAAATAATGATGTAGATTTCGATTTTGATACACAAGGAATCGAAATGTATGTAGATGGAGATTGGGTGAAAGCAAAAGGAACCACTTTAGGTGCAGACAATGGACTTGGCGTTGCAGCCATTATGAGTATTTTAGAAAGTACAGACATTG
Proteins encoded:
- a CDS encoding LURP-one-related/scramblase family protein; its protein translation is MQNLQYPLFLKFKISTLSSDFNISDKNGNSLAYVRQKLFKLKEDVVVYNNESRTQENFRIRANQWIDFNASYAITDNTGKNLGKIARKGMRSIWKATYFVMDAFDNQKYKVQEENAWVKIIDGFFTEIPILGIFTGYFFNPTYIVHDNNGKEIYRLKKMPSFFGRKFQLDQINDIADEDETLVVLSLMMMVLLERAKG
- a CDS encoding glycosyltransferase family 2 protein, with amino-acid sequence MKLSIIILNYNVTQWLRNCLLSIEKYVHDIDYEVIVIDNQSPDTSWKDLIMEFPTVNFIENSSNEGFAKANNKAVKTAKGEYILLLNPDTELEGNYMREILDFADAQENLGCLGVRFHDLQGNFLPECKRSVPDVFNSFEKLFSPFQSNQSSKKNYYRNDIAETEIAPVEVITGAFLLMKRELYLEIGGLDESYFMYGEDIDLCYTLLKKGYQNWYYGKNSILHIKGESTVKDEKYLSNFYGAMQIFIEKYYKKQSPLQYQFLKFGLKVRHLIAKLQLK
- the secG gene encoding preprotein translocase subunit SecG, with the protein product MSTIFSLFMVLIIIACVLLVIIVMAQNPKGGGLSATFGGSSAQFGVQRTNDFMEKATWVLAIIIVSLIFLSVVLTAKPSVQIKDVNAPEKKEAKAPAQSAPQAPVQKPTATK
- a CDS encoding DUF1016 N-terminal domain-containing protein; translation: MLESSQITFISEIKTKVRNAQYEAMKAVNVALINLYWEIGKSIAEKQSESWGKSIVPTLSKELQNEFPGVGGFSVGNLWLMAQFYSEYQSVENLAPLVREISWSKHISILKKCKNPKEREFYILATKKFGWTKNVLIHQIENKPL
- a CDS encoding glycosyltransferase family 2 protein; the encoded protein is MISGIIPLYNAENTILAALDSVKNQEGNFDFEILVINDGSTDKSAEKVQQFIDENPQLNIQLIHQYNKGVSSARNAGLRLAKGEFIAFLDADDVWLPHKTKVMMKVLTENSEIDFLVALANDEQSGFPYIFNGKKLAEISMKKILIRNVGPTPTAIFRRKVVEDTGYFNENQRFAEDANYWLRVSEKNKMFVLGESLVITGSGKKSFGESGLSGNLSAMEKGFQKNLKEMLQQKRISAIEYFFFYLFLKLKYIIRIIRARI
- the recR gene encoding recombination mediator RecR encodes the protein MNFPSKVLEKAVEEISSLPGIGKKSALRLALHLLRVPESQGMALGKAIQKLVTDIKYCQECHNFSDEDICEICSNYKRNDEVLCIVEDVRDVMAIENTAKFNGKYLVLGGKISPMEGIGPHQLNISSIEKKLNEGKVKELIFALSATMEGDTTAYYLYKKFKEFPVTFSTIARGISVGDELEYADEISLGRSIVNRLPYNEKM